One Streptomyces sp. ML-6 genomic region harbors:
- a CDS encoding Fic family protein, translating to MLYGMPRLDSADLQVLEQIDGLREQLRHAVQQVPMKWTLDLRKALTASAIAASNTIEGYGVDAVDVADLMDGEREVEASDENKAETLAYQQAMTYIQSLHDVIDFRYSKELLNSLHWMLQGHHHPRKLAGQWRRTSIRITAPGDELATDYEGPDQEQVPGLMSELVDWLNEGDLGSHVLLRAAMAHLNLVKIHPWSDGNGRMSRSLQTLLIARGGVLAPEFSSIEEWLGMPGNTWEYYKVLREVGGPVWSPERDTLPWIKFNLLAHHQQTQRVQRRVDRSNDCWVQLMEETGTHGVTERQVTALHEVAMAGRVRRSRYEKAEALNTQQATRDLQALTKAQLLTAVGRTKGRHYIAGPRFPERVLATARRHHTISNPYAT from the coding sequence ATGTTGTATGGGATGCCACGCCTGGATTCGGCCGACCTTCAGGTCCTGGAGCAGATCGACGGTCTGCGCGAACAACTGCGGCACGCGGTGCAGCAGGTTCCGATGAAGTGGACCCTTGACCTGCGCAAGGCTCTGACGGCCAGTGCCATCGCGGCGTCGAACACGATCGAGGGCTACGGGGTCGATGCCGTGGACGTCGCCGACTTGATGGACGGCGAGCGCGAGGTCGAGGCCAGTGACGAGAACAAGGCGGAGACACTGGCCTACCAGCAGGCCATGACGTATATCCAGTCACTGCACGATGTGATCGATTTCCGCTACAGCAAGGAACTCCTCAACAGCCTGCACTGGATGCTCCAGGGGCATCATCACCCCCGCAAGCTCGCCGGGCAGTGGCGCAGGACCTCGATCCGGATCACCGCACCGGGCGACGAGCTCGCCACCGATTACGAAGGCCCCGATCAGGAGCAGGTTCCCGGGCTCATGAGCGAGCTGGTGGACTGGCTCAACGAAGGCGACCTGGGCAGTCATGTGCTGCTCCGGGCCGCCATGGCGCATCTGAACCTGGTGAAGATCCATCCCTGGTCCGACGGCAACGGCCGCATGTCCCGTTCGCTGCAGACCCTCCTCATCGCGCGCGGCGGTGTTCTCGCCCCCGAATTCTCCTCGATCGAGGAGTGGCTGGGCATGCCGGGCAACACCTGGGAGTACTACAAGGTGCTGCGAGAGGTCGGCGGGCCGGTCTGGTCACCGGAGCGCGACACCCTGCCCTGGATCAAGTTCAACCTGCTCGCCCACCACCAGCAGACCCAACGGGTGCAACGCCGTGTCGACCGTTCCAACGACTGCTGGGTGCAGCTGATGGAGGAGACGGGTACACACGGCGTCACGGAGCGGCAGGTCACCGCGCTGCACGAGGTGGCCATGGCCGGCCGGGTGCGGCGCAGCCGGTACGAGAAGGCCGAAGCGCTCAACACGCAGCAGGCCACGCGGGATCTGCAGGCACTCACCAAGGCACAGTTGCTGACGGCCGTGGGCCGGACGAAGGGCCGCCACTACATCGCGGGACCACGGTTCCCGGAGCGGGTGCTGGCCACGGCACGTCGGCATCACACCATCAGCAACCCGTACGCCACATGA
- a CDS encoding DUF6126 family protein, with product MGESSGGSERWKERGVALRVFVYVFATHLFAGFVWILFYVGEHAKK from the coding sequence GTGGGCGAGAGCAGCGGCGGGAGTGAGCGCTGGAAGGAGCGCGGCGTCGCGCTGCGCGTCTTCGTGTACGTCTTCGCCACGCACCTCTTCGCGGGCTTCGTCTGGATCCTGTTCTACGTCGGAGAGCACGCCAAGAAGTGA
- a CDS encoding LLM class flavin-dependent oxidoreductase: MEFGIFTVGDVTTDPTTGRTPTENERIKATLAIAQKAEEVGLDVFATGEHHNPPFVPSSPTTTLGYIAARTEKLTLSTSTTLITTNDPVKIAEDYATLQHLADGRVDLMMGRGNTGPVYPWFGKDIRQGIPLAIENYALLHKLWREDVVDWEGKFRTPLQSFTATPRPLDGVPPFVWHGSIRSPEIAEQAAYYGDGFFHNNIFWPIEHTKKMVNLYRQRYAHYGHGTAEQAIVGLGGQVFMRKNSQDAVREFRPYFDNAPVYGHGPSLEDFSRQTPLTVGSPQEVIERTLSFRDAVGDYQRQLFLMDHAGLPLKTVLEQLDILGEEVVPVLRKEFAALRPAGVPDAAPVHPAVAAARTATKEV; this comes from the coding sequence ATGGAGTTCGGCATCTTCACCGTCGGAGACGTCACCACCGACCCGACGACCGGCAGGACCCCGACCGAGAACGAGCGGATCAAGGCCACGCTCGCCATCGCGCAGAAGGCCGAGGAGGTCGGCCTGGACGTCTTCGCGACCGGTGAGCACCACAACCCGCCGTTCGTCCCGTCCTCCCCGACCACCACGCTCGGCTACATCGCCGCCCGCACCGAGAAGCTGACCCTCTCCACGTCCACCACGCTGATCACCACCAACGACCCGGTGAAGATCGCCGAGGACTACGCGACGCTCCAGCACCTCGCGGACGGCCGCGTCGACCTGATGATGGGCCGCGGCAACACCGGACCGGTCTACCCCTGGTTCGGCAAGGACATCCGCCAGGGCATCCCGCTCGCCATCGAGAACTACGCCCTGCTGCACAAGCTGTGGCGCGAGGACGTCGTCGACTGGGAGGGCAAGTTCCGCACGCCGCTGCAGTCCTTCACCGCGACCCCGCGCCCGCTGGACGGCGTCCCGCCGTTCGTCTGGCACGGCTCGATCCGCTCGCCGGAGATCGCCGAGCAGGCCGCGTACTACGGCGACGGCTTCTTCCACAACAACATCTTCTGGCCCATCGAGCACACGAAGAAGATGGTGAACCTGTACCGGCAGCGCTACGCCCACTACGGGCACGGCACCGCCGAGCAGGCCATCGTCGGCCTCGGCGGCCAGGTGTTCATGCGGAAGAACTCGCAGGACGCGGTACGGGAGTTCCGCCCGTACTTCGACAACGCGCCGGTCTACGGGCACGGCCCCTCCCTGGAGGACTTCTCCCGGCAGACGCCGCTGACCGTCGGCTCCCCGCAGGAGGTCATCGAGCGGACCCTGTCCTTCCGGGACGCCGTCGGCGACTACCAGCGCCAGCTGTTCCTGATGGACCACGCGGGACTGCCGCTGAAGACGGTCCTGGAGCAGCTCGACATCCTGGGCGAGGAGGTCGTCCCGGTGCTGCGCAAGGAGTTCGCCGCCCTGCGGCCGGCCGGAGTCCCGGACGCCGCCCCCGTACACCCGGCGGTCGCCGCCGCCCGCACCGCCACGAAGGAGGTCTGA
- a CDS encoding FMN reductase, which produces MSTEPTAFVTEPLRIVAVSAGLSSPSSTRLLAERLAGAARERLLTEQDRAVEIRVIELRDLAVDIANHLVTGFPPAALDEAVKEVTQADGLIAVSPVFTASYSGLFKSFFDLIDHTALTGKPVVVAATGGTARHSLVLEHAMRPLFAYLRATVAPTSVYAASEDWGSSGDEYTDGLPSRIRRAGGELAAMITGGRARSGASRTPGLDDEVVPFEQQLADLRLD; this is translated from the coding sequence GTGTCCACCGAGCCCACCGCGTTCGTCACCGAGCCGCTGCGGATCGTCGCCGTGTCGGCGGGCCTGAGCAGCCCCTCCTCCACCCGGCTGCTGGCCGAGCGGCTGGCCGGCGCCGCCCGCGAGCGGCTGCTGACCGAGCAGGACCGCGCCGTCGAGATCCGCGTGATCGAGCTGCGCGACCTGGCCGTCGACATCGCCAACCACCTGGTGACCGGCTTCCCGCCGGCCGCCCTGGACGAGGCGGTCAAGGAGGTGACGCAGGCGGACGGCCTGATCGCCGTCTCGCCCGTCTTCACCGCCTCGTACAGCGGACTGTTCAAGTCGTTCTTCGACCTGATCGACCACACGGCGCTGACCGGCAAGCCCGTCGTCGTCGCGGCGACCGGCGGCACCGCCCGCCACTCGCTGGTCCTGGAACACGCGATGCGCCCGCTCTTCGCCTACCTGCGGGCCACCGTCGCCCCGACGTCCGTGTACGCGGCGTCGGAGGACTGGGGCTCGTCCGGCGACGAGTACACCGACGGCCTGCCGTCCCGCATCCGGCGGGCGGGCGGCGAGCTCGCGGCCATGATCACGGGCGGCCGGGCCCGCTCCGGGGCGTCGCGGACGCCCGGGCTCGACGACGAGGTCGTGCCCTTCGAGCAGCAGCTCGCCGACCTCCGCCTGGACTGA
- a CDS encoding universal stress protein, which translates to MGRIVVGVDGSESSIKALHWAVRQAELTGDTVEAVNSWEYPATSWASMMPGMPEDFDPQALATVSLNEALEEALGAEGAAAISKIIVIGNPAQALLDRSKGANLLVVGARGYSGFKATLLGSVSLHVTQHATCPVTVVRDA; encoded by the coding sequence ATGGGCAGGATCGTGGTGGGCGTTGACGGCTCCGAGTCGTCGATCAAGGCACTGCACTGGGCCGTGCGCCAGGCGGAGCTGACCGGTGACACGGTGGAGGCCGTCAACAGCTGGGAGTACCCCGCGACGAGCTGGGCGTCGATGATGCCGGGCATGCCGGAGGACTTCGACCCGCAGGCCCTGGCGACCGTGTCCCTCAACGAGGCGCTGGAGGAGGCCCTGGGGGCCGAGGGCGCGGCGGCGATCAGCAAGATCATCGTGATCGGCAACCCGGCCCAGGCCCTGCTGGACCGGTCAAAGGGCGCGAACCTGCTGGTCGTCGGCGCGCGCGGCTACAGCGGCTTCAAGGCGACCCTGCTCGGCTCGGTCAGCCTGCACGTCACCCAGCACGCGACCTGCCCGGTGACAGTCGTGCGCGACGCGTGA
- a CDS encoding 4Fe-4S single cluster domain-containing protein, protein MRVEVGGTHFPLETLGPGRRLGIWLQGCPLACPGCMSRHTWDPRGGEPMDVERLLGLWRDALAQGAAGLTVSGGEPLAQPAALAELLRGAARLRSGLTRPGATGDGLPADLLVYTGYEESELDAARRAALASADAVVTGRFRVAEPTGLVWRGSANQRLTPRTGLGRIRYAPHLDREADGPAVQVVVESGRAPGEPAGPPVVRLHGVPRRGELPRWERWLKGRGLRLRERSWRP, encoded by the coding sequence ATGCGGGTCGAAGTCGGCGGGACGCACTTCCCGCTGGAAACGCTGGGACCGGGCCGGCGCCTCGGCATCTGGCTGCAGGGCTGCCCGCTGGCCTGCCCCGGCTGCATGTCGCGGCACACCTGGGACCCGCGGGGCGGTGAACCCATGGACGTGGAAAGGCTGTTGGGGCTGTGGCGGGACGCGCTGGCCCAAGGCGCCGCAGGTCTGACGGTGAGCGGCGGGGAACCGCTCGCCCAGCCCGCGGCCCTGGCGGAGCTGCTCCGGGGCGCCGCCCGGCTGCGGTCCGGGCTGACCCGCCCCGGCGCGACCGGTGACGGGCTTCCCGCCGACCTGCTGGTCTACACCGGCTACGAGGAGTCCGAGCTGGACGCCGCCCGGCGCGCCGCCCTGGCGTCCGCGGACGCCGTGGTGACCGGCCGGTTCCGGGTCGCCGAACCGACCGGGCTGGTGTGGCGCGGCTCCGCGAACCAGCGGCTGACGCCCCGTACCGGCCTCGGCCGGATCCGGTACGCGCCGCACCTGGACCGGGAAGCGGACGGACCGGCGGTACAGGTCGTCGTGGAGTCCGGGCGGGCGCCCGGCGAACCGGCCGGGCCTCCCGTCGTACGGCTCCACGGCGTACCGCGACGAGGTGAACTACCCCGTTGGGAAAGGTGGTTGAAGGGACGTGGGCTACGACTCAGGGAGCGGAGCTGGCGACCGTGA
- a CDS encoding Appr-1-p processing protein, whose product MSQETQPSSSAPEPLEPTPPKAPPAPGPGRPDEPSRGRPDERSRESLDERSRAGGRPLPPLPGAERLAAELRALRRPGLSGLRTLRPEALIRVAVAAGLCGGFDDEAAGVETLLKAGVRHLGGNTLSADGTRGDPLARAAAHTFGLLPDRRGVPGQDRRRAAAAVYGVTPERFRKSQEREVIAELALAVLAVARKSAAGPPPELPAVPAGPMGGTLPVRSPEPVPDPPTRLTGPPLPAAAAHRITVHVASIELLRDIDILVSSENIYLEMSKTFRSTVSGSLRRAAAIRDESGETVDDVLVRELVEWMRAHGRAGLPVRPGTVVPTSPGALAERGVRRIHHAAVAAPTSDGHGYRVDPHVLAEAVSASFRLARAERDRFDPPLSSLCFPLLGAGHGLPPEKAARWLCWAVREELSRDPSWTVHLVAQRPELAKLLTVASSAP is encoded by the coding sequence ATGAGCCAGGAGACCCAGCCCTCCTCGTCCGCTCCCGAGCCCCTCGAACCCACGCCTCCGAAGGCCCCGCCCGCCCCCGGTCCGGGGCGTCCTGACGAGCCGTCCCGCGGGCGTCCCGACGAGCGGTCCCGTGAGAGCCTCGACGAGCGGTCCCGGGCCGGAGGGCGCCCCCTCCCGCCGCTGCCCGGCGCCGAACGGCTGGCCGCGGAGCTGCGGGCGCTGCGCCGGCCCGGTCTGTCCGGCCTGCGCACCCTGCGGCCCGAGGCCCTGATCAGGGTGGCCGTCGCGGCGGGCCTGTGCGGGGGGTTCGACGACGAGGCCGCCGGGGTGGAGACGCTGCTGAAGGCCGGGGTGCGGCACCTCGGTGGGAACACCCTGTCCGCCGACGGCACCCGCGGCGATCCGCTCGCCAGGGCGGCGGCCCACACCTTCGGACTGCTGCCGGACCGGCGGGGCGTACCGGGCCAGGACCGTCGCAGGGCCGCGGCGGCCGTCTACGGCGTCACGCCCGAACGCTTCCGCAAGAGCCAGGAGCGGGAGGTGATCGCGGAACTGGCGCTGGCGGTACTGGCGGTGGCCCGGAAGTCCGCCGCCGGACCGCCCCCGGAGCTCCCCGCGGTCCCGGCCGGGCCGATGGGCGGCACCCTGCCCGTGCGGTCGCCGGAGCCGGTGCCCGACCCGCCGACCCGGCTGACCGGACCGCCGCTGCCGGCCGCCGCCGCGCACCGCATCACCGTGCACGTCGCGTCCATCGAACTGCTGCGGGACATCGACATCCTGGTGTCCTCGGAGAACATCTACCTGGAGATGTCCAAGACCTTCCGCTCCACCGTGTCCGGCTCGCTGCGCCGGGCCGCCGCGATACGCGACGAGAGCGGCGAGACGGTCGACGACGTCCTCGTCCGGGAACTGGTCGAGTGGATGCGGGCCCACGGCCGGGCCGGGCTCCCGGTGCGCCCCGGCACCGTCGTGCCGACCTCGCCGGGCGCCCTCGCCGAGCGCGGTGTGCGCCGCATCCACCACGCGGCCGTGGCCGCGCCGACCAGCGACGGCCACGGCTACCGGGTCGATCCGCACGTCCTCGCGGAGGCGGTCTCGGCCAGCTTCCGGCTGGCCCGCGCGGAACGCGACAGGTTCGACCCGCCGCTCTCCTCCCTCTGCTTTCCGCTGCTCGGCGCGGGGCACGGGCTGCCGCCGGAGAAGGCGGCGCGCTGGCTGTGCTGGGCCGTCCGCGAGGAGTTGAGCCGCGACCCGTCCTGGACGGTGCACCTGGTGGCCCAGCGCCCCGAACTGGCGAAGCTGCTCACGGTCGCCAGCTCCGCTCCCTGA
- a CDS encoding protein kinase yields the protein MTVPPPPTEMDVDETGTGHHDPRDAETRRGLDRVPASLGGRFDLTQVLSDVRRPSQAVVLRVKDREARHAPADVPLVLKWYHHRFGPDPGVRRILAEERGGPGGPDEPDGPDGPDGPGGLGGSVARLLESGTADGHPYDLTLSYGETDLARYLADHPGPLPPALVRAVVEQLHAALVAVHARDIVHRDVTPDNIMVRIQNEDRPELVLIDFGAAVHEPQRDRPRRRGWVGKPLYLAPEAAPHRQAVTPAVDWWSLGMVVAELAGGSHPIDFRGDEEVLTEVATHDPELPLVTDPRLLMLCQGLLTRAPENRWGGEQVAAWLRGESPPVAPRTSGAAPHDLPPRRTLRPFPFMGREVTGAEELARLLDVNRVATGRLLSRRARRAELVEWLGQFIGSPDRDTEENERLVALRAELAEPPDARTTTRLINWLGPRLEVSHHGQRLDTLGIRELTAAVMNGDAEAHALLDELLRHELLPLLAERPGGAGLDEVHRRWKEHRSAWRPLTDEILARGPRDRGAARARLRRDRTVDALLLRLAHEPGRCTAELTRDVKAARAAMAVPVDWYTRLVADPDDAPRLLVARLLAGVATAEAEARHRELAEAEAARLLAADQDAVLAWIRRMERPPTLGWALLGAALATVPWGFLIGLADVVGWADQEAVVLGWALALPAAAAVFALELSAAAFIGPPHYHPRRSLAGRLIAASERPARFARSRGLRTLLPSAALLAAVVALGVHSVTAAPWAWPVGTVVALTVWTVYRAVSWRLELNRLRAAQAVNRNGPRNGPRTGNRNGNRGGRR from the coding sequence ATGACTGTTCCGCCGCCGCCCACCGAAATGGATGTCGACGAGACCGGGACCGGCCACCACGATCCGCGGGACGCGGAGACCCGCAGGGGGCTGGACCGGGTGCCGGCCTCGCTGGGCGGGCGCTTCGACCTGACCCAGGTGCTGAGTGACGTCCGCCGCCCGTCCCAGGCCGTGGTGCTGCGGGTCAAGGACCGGGAGGCCCGGCACGCGCCGGCCGACGTGCCCCTCGTGCTGAAGTGGTACCACCACCGGTTCGGCCCCGACCCCGGCGTCCGCCGCATCCTGGCCGAGGAGCGGGGCGGACCGGGCGGACCGGACGAACCGGACGGGCCGGACGGGCCGGACGGGCCCGGTGGGCTCGGTGGGTCGGTCGCCCGGCTGCTGGAGAGCGGGACCGCCGACGGCCACCCCTACGACCTGACCCTCTCGTACGGCGAGACCGACCTCGCCCGCTACCTCGCCGACCACCCCGGGCCGCTGCCGCCCGCCCTGGTCCGGGCCGTCGTGGAGCAGCTCCACGCGGCGCTGGTCGCCGTACACGCGCGGGACATCGTGCACCGCGACGTCACGCCCGACAACATCATGGTGCGCATCCAGAACGAGGACCGCCCCGAACTGGTGCTGATCGACTTCGGCGCGGCGGTGCACGAACCGCAGCGCGACCGGCCGCGCCGGCGCGGCTGGGTGGGCAAACCGCTCTACCTCGCGCCGGAGGCGGCCCCGCACCGGCAGGCCGTGACCCCCGCCGTCGACTGGTGGTCGCTCGGCATGGTCGTGGCCGAACTGGCCGGCGGCAGCCACCCGATCGACTTCCGGGGCGACGAGGAGGTCCTGACCGAGGTCGCCACCCACGACCCCGAACTCCCCCTGGTGACCGACCCCCGGCTGCTGATGCTCTGCCAGGGCCTGCTCACCCGCGCTCCGGAGAACCGCTGGGGCGGCGAGCAGGTGGCGGCCTGGCTGCGCGGGGAGTCCCCGCCGGTCGCGCCCCGCACGTCCGGCGCCGCCCCGCACGACCTGCCGCCCCGGCGCACCCTGCGCCCCTTCCCCTTCATGGGCCGGGAGGTCACCGGCGCCGAGGAGCTGGCCCGCCTCCTGGACGTCAACCGCGTGGCCACCGGCCGGCTGCTGTCCCGCCGGGCCCGGCGGGCCGAACTGGTCGAGTGGCTGGGCCAGTTCATCGGATCGCCCGACCGCGACACCGAGGAGAACGAACGGCTCGTCGCCCTGCGCGCGGAACTCGCCGAACCGCCGGACGCCCGGACCACCACCCGGCTGATCAACTGGCTGGGCCCGCGGCTGGAGGTCTCCCACCACGGGCAGCGCCTGGACACCCTGGGCATCCGGGAACTGACCGCGGCGGTCATGAACGGCGACGCCGAGGCCCACGCCCTGCTGGACGAGCTGCTGCGCCACGAGCTGCTGCCCCTGCTCGCCGAACGTCCGGGCGGCGCCGGACTCGACGAGGTGCACCGGCGGTGGAAGGAACACCGGTCCGCCTGGCGGCCGTTGACGGACGAGATCCTGGCGCGCGGGCCCCGTGACCGCGGCGCCGCGCGCGCCCGGCTGCGCCGCGACCGCACCGTCGACGCGCTGCTGCTGCGCCTGGCCCACGAGCCGGGCCGGTGCACGGCGGAACTGACCCGGGACGTCAAGGCGGCACGGGCCGCCATGGCCGTACCCGTCGACTGGTACACCCGGCTCGTCGCCGACCCGGACGACGCCCCGCGCCTGCTCGTCGCACGGCTGCTGGCCGGCGTCGCCACCGCCGAGGCCGAGGCGCGCCACCGGGAGCTGGCCGAGGCGGAGGCCGCCCGGCTGCTGGCCGCCGACCAGGACGCCGTCCTGGCCTGGATACGGCGGATGGAGCGTCCGCCGACGCTGGGCTGGGCGCTGCTCGGCGCCGCGCTGGCCACCGTGCCGTGGGGGTTCCTGATCGGCCTCGCCGACGTCGTCGGGTGGGCCGATCAGGAGGCGGTCGTGCTCGGCTGGGCGCTGGCCCTGCCCGCGGCGGCCGCGGTGTTCGCCCTGGAACTGTCCGCCGCGGCGTTCATCGGGCCGCCCCACTACCACCCCCGGCGGTCGCTCGCCGGGCGGCTGATCGCCGCGTCGGAACGGCCCGCCCGGTTCGCCCGGTCCCGCGGCCTGCGCACCCTGCTGCCGTCGGCCGCGCTGCTGGCCGCGGTGGTGGCCCTGGGCGTCCACTCCGTCACCGCCGCCCCCTGGGCCTGGCCGGTCGGCACCGTCGTGGCCCTCACCGTCTGGACGGTGTACCGCGCGGTCTCCTGGCGCCTGGAACTGAACCGGCTGCGCGCCGCGCAGGCCGTGAACCGTAACGGCCCCCGGAACGGACCCCGTACCGGAAACCGGAACGGAAACCGGGGAGGACGCCGATGA